A single Nostoc sp. PCC 7107 DNA region contains:
- the mtnA gene encoding S-methyl-5-thioribose-1-phosphate isomerase — MTNSANQVYPVIWHNNSVSLIDQTRLPNEYAFVEIHRSEDMALAIKTMIVRGAPAIGVAAAYGMYLGAREIITSDAFGNVFDERTEFLNKLEIVAQLLRETRPTAVNLFWAINRMLKTAHATLGSVEDIKQVLFHTAQAINAEDLQTCQAMGDHGLTVLPKTPEKLTLLTHCNAGALATAGYGTALGVVRSAWREGRLERLFADETRPRLQGAKLTAWECVQENIPVTVITDNMAAHCMQRGLIHAVVVGADRIAANGDTANKIGTYSLAIVAKAHNIPFFVAAPFSTVDFALSDGNQIPIEERHPEEIYQVGDTRLTPEGVEFYNPAFDVTPAELITAIITENGAFAPGDLAKYQLKHCIN; from the coding sequence ATGACAAATTCTGCAAACCAAGTTTATCCAGTTATTTGGCACAACAATTCAGTTTCACTAATTGACCAAACCCGTTTACCCAATGAATACGCCTTTGTGGAAATTCACCGCAGTGAAGATATGGCGCTGGCGATTAAAACCATGATTGTGCGGGGTGCGCCGGCTATTGGTGTGGCTGCGGCCTATGGGATGTATTTGGGGGCGCGGGAAATTATCACCAGCGATGCCTTCGGCAACGTCTTCGACGAACGCACTGAGTTTTTAAATAAACTAGAAATAGTCGCCCAATTATTACGAGAGACTCGTCCCACGGCGGTAAACTTATTTTGGGCAATTAACCGAATGTTAAAAACTGCCCACGCAACATTGGGAAGCGTCGAAGATATTAAACAAGTTTTATTTCACACTGCCCAAGCCATTAATGCGGAAGATTTGCAAACTTGTCAGGCGATGGGTGATCATGGTTTAACTGTACTGCCCAAAACACCCGAAAAACTCACCTTACTGACTCACTGTAATGCAGGCGCGTTAGCAACAGCAGGTTATGGTACAGCCTTGGGAGTTGTGCGTTCGGCGTGGCGCGAAGGGCGTTTAGAACGGTTGTTTGCCGATGAAACCCGCCCCCGCTTGCAAGGCGCAAAACTCACAGCTTGGGAATGTGTGCAAGAAAATATACCTGTGACAGTAATTACCGATAACATGGCCGCCCATTGTATGCAGCGGGGTTTGATTCATGCTGTAGTTGTGGGGGCTGACCGCATTGCTGCTAATGGTGACACAGCGAATAAAATTGGTACCTATAGTTTAGCGATCGTTGCTAAAGCTCACAATATACCCTTCTTTGTGGCGGCACCTTTTTCTACTGTTGATTTTGCATTATCTGACGGTAATCAAATCCCTATTGAAGAACGTCACCCAGAGGAAATTTACCAAGTTGGGGACACAAGACTCACACCTGAAGGCGTGGAATTTTATAACCCCGCTTTTGATGTCACTCCGGCAGAGTTAATCACAGCCATAATTACAGAAAATGGGGCATTTGCACCTGGTGATTTAGCAAAGTACCAGTTAAAACATTGTATTAACTAA
- a CDS encoding peptidoglycan-binding protein encodes MVTKLEAFKSPRFIGKPLLADVEFFDSLEKVDQFATDASIKIYVTSSTRLQGGVVSGAVVRPASRSNHLVGHGIDMNVMLGDKLFNSNALDKNNLKNLPKSIQNFIQSIRNEPMLRWGGDFTPADSVHIDDGLNVRDAATWDAKFPIIQAEMRALSQPNAVSGQPRILFLTDPTMQGDDVIAVQKALIQKGFSLKADGIFGAATDNAVTAFQNKQGLTADGIVGPGTRKALGL; translated from the coding sequence ATGGTAACTAAATTAGAAGCATTTAAATCACCTCGATTTATTGGGAAACCTCTTTTAGCAGACGTTGAATTTTTTGACTCCCTTGAAAAAGTTGATCAATTTGCTACGGATGCTAGTATCAAAATTTATGTCACAAGTTCAACTCGCTTACAAGGTGGTGTAGTTTCCGGCGCAGTTGTTCGTCCTGCTAGTCGGTCAAATCATTTGGTAGGACATGGTATTGATATGAATGTGATGCTAGGAGATAAGCTATTTAACAGCAATGCTCTTGATAAAAACAACTTAAAAAATCTACCTAAAAGCATTCAAAACTTTATTCAAAGCATCCGTAATGAACCGATGCTGCGATGGGGAGGAGATTTTACACCCGCAGATTCAGTTCATATTGATGATGGGTTAAATGTTAGAGATGCGGCTACTTGGGATGCAAAATTTCCCATTATCCAAGCAGAAATGAGAGCTTTATCGCAACCTAATGCTGTTTCTGGACAGCCAAGAATTTTATTTCTGACTGACCCCACAATGCAAGGAGATGATGTGATTGCTGTGCAGAAAGCTCTCATCCAAAAAGGGTTTAGTCTGAAAGCCGATGGGATATTTGGTGCGGCTACCGATAATGCTGTGACAGCTTTTCAAAACAAGCAAGGTTTAACAGCAGATGGTATTGTCGGCCCAGGTACGCGCAAAGCATTAGGACTGTGA
- a CDS encoding GUN4 domain-containing protein translates to MTDPMIVSGTANDIDSLRQRLIAGSLQVQQQIIPQLAEFGNEGLEVLMEFLLKRRESPATWIDGKAYQVLYNSDAPNAREFLQTNFPEGIVPLKSEAGINYKPLQQLLVAQDYQAADRVTIEKMCEVAGPTAIKRKWLYFSEVDNFPVTDLHTINNLWLVHSEGKFGFSVQREIWLSLGKSWDNFWPKIAWKDGNNWTRYPNSFIWDLSAPKGHLPLSNQLRGVRVIASLFAHPAWTNKG, encoded by the coding sequence ATGACAGACCCAATGATTGTATCAGGCACTGCTAATGACATCGACTCCCTCAGACAACGCTTAATCGCTGGGTCTCTTCAAGTCCAACAACAGATCATCCCACAGTTAGCCGAATTTGGTAATGAGGGATTAGAAGTGTTGATGGAATTTTTGTTGAAACGTCGTGAGTCCCCAGCGACTTGGATTGATGGTAAAGCTTACCAAGTCCTTTACAACTCTGATGCACCAAACGCCAGAGAATTTCTGCAAACAAATTTTCCTGAAGGCATTGTACCTCTAAAATCAGAGGCAGGGATCAATTACAAACCTTTGCAACAGTTACTGGTTGCTCAAGACTACCAAGCAGCTGATCGCGTGACTATTGAGAAAATGTGTGAAGTAGCCGGGCCAACTGCTATCAAACGCAAATGGCTGTATTTTTCAGAAGTTGACAATTTCCCGGTGACTGACTTACACACCATTAATAATTTGTGGTTAGTCCATTCAGAAGGTAAATTTGGCTTTTCGGTACAGCGAGAAATTTGGTTAAGCCTTGGCAAAAGTTGGGATAATTTCTGGCCAAAAATCGCCTGGAAAGATGGGAATAATTGGACACGTTATCCTAATAGCTTTATTTGGGATTTGAGTGCGCCAAAAGGTCATTTACCTTTATCAAATCAACTGCGAGGTGTGCGAGTAATTGCGTCTTTATTTGCTCATCCGGCATGGACAAATAAAGGATGA
- a CDS encoding type II toxin-antitoxin system HicB family antitoxin, with amino-acid sequence MRNNIKREFYVIIERDEDGYYVGEVPQLKACYSQGETIDELMTNIKEVIELCLEPESNETILQ; translated from the coding sequence ATGCGGAATAACATCAAACGCGAATTTTACGTCATTATTGAACGGGATGAAGATGGCTATTATGTCGGAGAAGTCCCACAACTAAAAGCCTGTTATAGCCAAGGAGAAACAATTGATGAGTTAATGACGAATATTAAAGAAGTCATTGAACTTTGTTTAGAACCTGAAAGTAATGAAACAATACTACAGTAG
- a CDS encoding superoxide dismutase: MTLNRRHFLFLLGAGAGTFALDSFALADKSPISQAPSTTGVIELPPLPYAYEALEPHIDAKTMQFHHDKHHAAYVKNLNTALDKHPELKNKSVEELLRKLGKVPADIRTTVRNNGGGHVNHSMFWKIMKPEGGGEPTGEIATAINQTFGNFAAFKKQFNEAGAARFGSGWVWLVRNKNGKLEITTTANQDNPISEGKYPILGNDVWEHAYYLNYQNRRADYLTAWWNVVNWDEINSRFTEANKFAY, from the coding sequence ATGACTCTTAACCGTAGACATTTCTTATTTTTACTGGGTGCAGGTGCTGGTACTTTTGCATTAGATTCTTTTGCATTGGCTGACAAATCACCTATTAGTCAAGCGCCAAGTACCACAGGTGTAATTGAACTACCACCTTTACCCTACGCCTACGAAGCCCTAGAACCACATATCGATGCGAAAACAATGCAGTTTCATCACGATAAGCACCATGCAGCTTATGTGAAAAATTTGAATACTGCATTAGACAAACACCCAGAACTGAAAAATAAATCTGTTGAAGAACTATTACGCAAACTTGGCAAAGTTCCCGCAGATATTCGTACAACAGTCCGCAATAATGGCGGTGGTCATGTTAACCACTCAATGTTTTGGAAAATTATGAAGCCGGAGGGAGGCGGAGAACCAACAGGAGAAATAGCCACCGCCATTAATCAAACTTTTGGTAATTTTGCAGCTTTCAAAAAGCAATTTAACGAAGCTGGTGCAGCACGTTTTGGGAGTGGTTGGGTTTGGTTGGTACGGAATAAAAATGGCAAACTAGAAATTACAACTACAGCTAATCAAGATAATCCCATTAGTGAAGGGAAATACCCCATTCTCGGCAATGATGTCTGGGAACACGCCTATTATCTCAATTATCAAAATCGCCGCGCCGATTATTTAACAGCATGGTGGAATGTTGTTAACTGGGATGAGATTAATAGTCGATTCACAGAAGCAAATAAATTTGCTTATTAA
- a CDS encoding NADP-dependent isocitrate dehydrogenase, producing the protein MYEKITPPTNGSKITFKNGEPIVPDNPIIPFIRGDGTGIDIWPATQKVLDAAVAKAYQGKRQISWFKVYAGDEACDLYGTYQYLPEDTLAAIKEYGVAIKGPLTTPVGGGIRSLNVALRQIFDLYACVRPCRYYAGTPSPHKNPEKLDVIVYRENTEDIYLGIEWKQGSEIGSRLISILNNELIPATPEHGKKQIPLDSGIGIKPISKTGSQRLVRRAIKHALTLPQQKQQVTLVHKGNIMKYTEGAFRDWGYELATTEFRQETVTERESWILSNKEKNPDISLEENARQIDPGFDALTPEKKAQIVKEVETVLNSIWDSHGNGKWKDKVMVNDRIADSIFQQIQTRPDEYSILATMNLNGDYLSDAAAAIVGGLGMGPGANIGDACAVFEATHGTAPKHAGLDKINPGSVILSGVMMLEYMGWQKAADLIKKGLSDAIANSQVTYDLARLLEPPVEPLKCSEFADAIIKHFG; encoded by the coding sequence ATGTACGAAAAGATTACCCCCCCGACAAATGGATCAAAAATCACCTTTAAAAATGGTGAGCCAATTGTGCCTGACAATCCAATTATCCCGTTTATTCGTGGCGATGGAACAGGTATCGATATCTGGCCTGCTACCCAAAAGGTACTAGATGCGGCGGTAGCTAAAGCATATCAGGGTAAACGCCAAATCAGTTGGTTTAAGGTTTATGCTGGTGATGAAGCCTGTGATTTATACGGTACTTATCAGTATTTACCTGAAGACACTCTCGCAGCAATTAAGGAATATGGTGTGGCAATTAAAGGGCCTTTGACGACTCCCGTGGGTGGTGGAATTCGGTCTTTAAATGTAGCATTACGTCAAATTTTTGACTTGTATGCTTGCGTGCGTCCTTGCCGTTATTATGCTGGTACCCCTTCACCGCACAAAAACCCTGAAAAGCTAGACGTAATTGTTTATCGAGAAAACACTGAAGATATTTATTTGGGGATTGAGTGGAAACAAGGTAGTGAAATAGGCTCACGCTTAATCTCTATTCTCAACAACGAACTCATCCCCGCCACCCCAGAACACGGGAAAAAGCAAATCCCTCTCGATTCTGGTATCGGGATTAAACCCATCAGCAAAACTGGTTCCCAGCGCCTAGTACGTCGCGCCATCAAACACGCCTTAACCTTACCCCAGCAAAAGCAACAGGTAACGCTGGTACATAAAGGCAACATCATGAAGTACACCGAAGGCGCTTTCCGCGATTGGGGTTATGAACTAGCAACTACAGAATTTCGTCAAGAGACAGTCACCGAACGGGAATCTTGGATTTTAAGCAACAAGGAGAAAAATCCAGATATTTCCCTAGAAGAAAACGCCCGTCAAATTGATCCTGGTTTTGATGCCCTCACTCCAGAGAAGAAAGCTCAAATTGTCAAGGAAGTTGAAACAGTTCTTAACTCAATTTGGGACAGCCACGGCAATGGCAAGTGGAAAGATAAAGTCATGGTCAATGACCGAATTGCTGACAGTATTTTTCAACAAATCCAAACCAGACCAGATGAGTATTCAATTCTGGCGACAATGAACCTCAACGGTGATTATTTATCAGATGCGGCTGCTGCTATTGTTGGCGGCTTGGGTATGGGGCCAGGTGCGAATATTGGCGATGCTTGCGCCGTTTTTGAAGCAACTCACGGTACAGCACCTAAACACGCTGGTTTAGACAAAATTAACCCTGGTTCAGTGATTTTGTCTGGCGTGATGATGTTGGAATATATGGGTTGGCAAAAAGCTGCTGACTTAATTAAGAAAGGTTTAAGTGATGCGATCGCTAACAGTCAAGTCACCTACGATTTAGCAAGGTTACTCGAACCACCAGTAGAACCACTCAAATGTTCTGAATTTGCCGACGCAATTATCAAACATTTCGGTTAA
- a CDS encoding ABC transporter ATP-binding protein, with amino-acid sequence MAKVRLEEIKRRFNNVTAIEDITFEIPDGEFWVLVGPSGCGKSTILRTIAGLETATSGKLFIGDRLMNNIPARQRDVAMVFQNYALYPHMTVAENIAFGLQMRKVDAKLIQERVVTVARSLSLEHLLDRKPKQLSGGQQQRVALGRAIAREPQVFLLDEPLSNLDAQLRDDTRAELKQLHQELGITTVYVTHDQVEAMTLADKIVVLNCGRIQQIGEPQSIYALPANLMVATFLGNPPMNILSAKYSNDGFDVGEQLIAVPEFIREKLQLCPGQNYDLGMRPEHISINVDAQAACHGLPQRRREHGEEKLGELLVDVKVVEPLGRETLIRASLPGSTVLLNVQIGGNARVNLGDRLSLQLDLTQLFVFDSITGDRIWPEL; translated from the coding sequence ATGGCAAAAGTTCGACTCGAAGAAATTAAACGTCGGTTTAACAACGTCACCGCCATCGAAGATATCACCTTTGAAATTCCCGATGGTGAATTTTGGGTGTTAGTTGGGCCGTCTGGTTGTGGGAAATCGACGATTTTAAGAACGATCGCGGGTTTAGAAACTGCAACTTCTGGCAAACTATTTATAGGCGATCGCTTAATGAATAACATCCCTGCTAGACAGCGGGATGTGGCGATGGTGTTTCAAAACTACGCCCTTTACCCGCACATGACGGTGGCGGAAAATATCGCCTTTGGTTTGCAGATGCGAAAGGTGGACGCGAAACTCATTCAGGAAAGGGTCGTGACGGTGGCGCGATCGCTTTCTTTGGAACATCTGTTAGATCGCAAACCCAAACAACTTTCTGGGGGACAGCAACAACGGGTAGCATTAGGAAGAGCGATCGCCCGTGAACCCCAAGTATTTTTATTAGATGAACCTTTATCTAATTTAGATGCTCAATTGCGCGATGACACCAGAGCCGAGTTAAAACAACTCCATCAAGAGTTAGGAATTACCACTGTTTATGTCACCCACGACCAAGTTGAAGCGATGACCTTGGCTGATAAAATTGTGGTACTAAATTGTGGGAGAATTCAACAAATTGGCGAACCACAAAGCATTTACGCTCTTCCAGCTAATCTAATGGTGGCGACTTTTTTAGGCAATCCACCAATGAATATTTTGTCAGCAAAATATTCTAATGATGGCTTTGATGTGGGTGAACAATTAATTGCAGTTCCCGAATTTATCAGGGAAAAATTACAACTGTGTCCAGGGCAGAATTATGATTTGGGTATGCGTCCAGAACATATTTCTATTAACGTAGACGCGCAAGCGGCTTGCCACGGGCTACCACAGAGGCGCAGAGAACACGGAGAGGAAAAGTTAGGAGAGTTACTAGTAGATGTGAAGGTGGTTGAGCCTTTGGGAAGAGAAACTTTAATTCGTGCGAGTTTACCTGGTTCGACAGTGTTATTGAATGTGCAAATTGGTGGAAATGCACGGGTGAATTTAGGCGATCGCTTGTCTCTCCAATTAGATTTAACTCAGTTATTTGTCTTTGATTCTATTACCGGAGATAGGATATGGCCAGAGCTATGA
- a CDS encoding TRAP transporter substrate-binding protein, whose amino-acid sequence MKRRKILNTAALATATAATLAACSRSTTSPGVQAGLPTVRWRMATSWTKSLGTFIGAKVVAERVKQMTNGRFTITPFAAGELVPGLQVLDAVQAGTVECGHTASYYYIGKSPVLAFATSVPFGLNAQQQNAWLYHGGGLEAIQKIYASFNIINFPAGNTGAQMGGWFKREIKTLDDLKGLKMRIPGLGGQVMSRLGVNVQVLPGGEIYLSLDRGAIDAAEWVGPYDDEKLGLNKAAKYYYYPGWWEPGPCLDVLVNLNAWNKLPKEYQEIFKTATFEANMNMLTEYDTLNGAALARLIAGGTQLTPYSQDILQAAQRIAIEIYEENASKDPNFKQVYEQWKNFRQQVYNWNRVNELSYANFVTSSNSK is encoded by the coding sequence ATGAAACGCCGAAAGATTTTAAACACAGCTGCTTTAGCCACAGCCACTGCTGCTACCCTAGCGGCTTGTAGTCGTAGCACCACATCTCCCGGAGTGCAAGCTGGACTCCCAACTGTTCGCTGGCGCATGGCTACTAGTTGGACTAAAAGTTTGGGGACTTTCATTGGTGCAAAAGTAGTTGCAGAACGTGTTAAGCAAATGACTAACGGTCGTTTTACAATTACCCCCTTCGCGGCTGGTGAGTTAGTCCCAGGACTGCAAGTTTTAGATGCTGTCCAAGCTGGAACTGTAGAATGTGGTCACACAGCCAGCTATTATTACATCGGTAAAAGTCCAGTTTTAGCTTTCGCCACCTCTGTACCCTTTGGTTTAAATGCCCAACAGCAAAATGCTTGGTTATATCATGGCGGTGGCTTAGAAGCGATTCAGAAAATCTACGCCAGTTTTAACATTATTAATTTTCCCGCCGGTAACACTGGGGCGCAGATGGGGGGATGGTTTAAAAGAGAAATTAAAACTTTAGATGACCTCAAAGGTTTAAAAATGCGAATTCCCGGCTTAGGCGGACAAGTCATGTCGCGTTTGGGTGTGAATGTACAAGTTTTACCAGGAGGCGAAATTTATTTGTCACTTGACCGGGGTGCAATTGATGCGGCTGAGTGGGTAGGCCCTTACGATGATGAGAAACTGGGTTTAAATAAAGCTGCGAAATATTATTACTATCCAGGTTGGTGGGAACCAGGGCCATGTTTAGATGTATTAGTAAATCTGAATGCTTGGAATAAGTTACCCAAAGAGTATCAGGAAATCTTCAAGACAGCGACTTTTGAAGCCAACATGAATATGCTCACTGAGTACGATACTTTGAATGGTGCAGCACTTGCGAGATTGATTGCTGGTGGTACACAACTCACTCCCTATAGCCAAGATATATTACAAGCCGCACAGCGAATTGCTATTGAGATATATGAAGAAAATGCCAGTAAAGATCCCAACTTTAAACAAGTTTACGAACAGTGGAAAAACTTTCGCCAACAAGTTTATAACTGGAATCGTGTGAATGAATTGAGCTACGCCAATTTTGTCACTTCTAGTAATAGCAAGTAA
- a CDS encoding glycerophosphodiester phosphodiesterase codes for MNKKPIIIAHRGASGYRPEHTLAAYELAINFGADYIEPDLVSTQDGVLIARHENEISETTNVAKQPEFAQRRTTKIIDGESKTGWFTEDFTLAEIKTLRAKERIPQLRQQNTIYDDLWEIPTLQEIIDLAKNYSTKLGRNIGIYPETKHPTYFRSINLDLEEPLLATLDYQAENTPIFIQSFEVSNLQYLAQKTHLPLVQLINLTGQPFDFVVSGDIRKYTDLVTISGLEEIAKYAQAIGIHKDILVPKDSENKLLSPTSVVQNAHAAGLQVHIWTFRNEDYFLPLDFQGNPQGEYELFFSLGVDGVFSDFSDTALSVRDRY; via the coding sequence ATGAATAAAAAACCCATCATTATTGCTCATCGCGGCGCTAGTGGCTATCGCCCAGAACATACTTTAGCCGCTTATGAATTAGCAATTAATTTTGGTGCAGACTACATTGAACCAGATTTAGTTTCAACTCAAGATGGTGTTTTAATTGCGCGTCACGAAAACGAAATTTCCGAAACCACTAATGTTGCCAAACAACCCGAATTTGCTCAACGGCGCACAACTAAAATTATCGATGGCGAATCAAAAACGGGTTGGTTTACAGAAGACTTCACTCTAGCCGAAATCAAAACATTACGTGCCAAAGAAAGAATCCCTCAATTACGTCAACAAAATACTATTTATGATGATTTGTGGGAAATTCCCACACTCCAAGAAATTATTGATTTAGCCAAGAACTACAGTACAAAACTGGGGCGCAATATTGGCATTTATCCTGAAACAAAGCATCCCACTTATTTTAGATCGATAAATTTAGATTTAGAAGAACCTCTACTTGCCACTTTAGATTATCAGGCAGAAAATACACCTATTTTTATTCAGTCTTTTGAAGTGAGTAACTTACAATATTTAGCTCAAAAAACCCATTTACCTTTAGTCCAATTAATCAATCTTACTGGTCAACCTTTTGATTTTGTTGTTAGTGGTGATATTCGCAAATATACAGATTTAGTCACCATATCAGGATTAGAGGAGATTGCTAAATATGCCCAAGCAATCGGCATTCATAAAGATATTTTAGTCCCTAAAGACAGTGAAAATAAATTGCTATCACCTACATCTGTGGTACAGAATGCTCATGCTGCTGGTTTACAGGTACATATCTGGACTTTTCGCAACGAAGACTACTTTCTACCTCTAGACTTCCAAGGTAATCCCCAAGGGGAATATGAACTATTTTTCAGTTTAGGGGTTGATGGCGTATTTAGTGATTTTTCTGATACTGCTCTAAGTGTGCGCGATCGCTATTAA
- a CDS encoding Uma2 family endonuclease gives MGEQLLVKDIDDCDIPDANLLITEDDTPVDNLASEKQQRLLVSSLYSSLQNQVFLAAANVGVYHTYTEPAIVPDVFVSFDVQTPENWWEKENRCYLVWKFGKSPELVIEIVSNKKGNELDEKLQIYEKMRVAYYIVYDPHQNLGEQVLRIYTIKGRRYLETTNNWLEDIGLGVTLWTGEFEGRNDSWLRWCDQAGTILLTGDERAQQAEQRAQLLAERLKALGVDPDSI, from the coding sequence ATGGGTGAGCAACTTTTAGTCAAAGATATTGATGATTGTGACATACCAGATGCTAACCTACTCATAACTGAAGATGATACACCAGTGGATAACCTTGCATCTGAAAAACAACAACGCCTTTTAGTTAGTTCTCTTTATAGTTCTTTACAAAATCAGGTTTTTTTAGCCGCAGCTAATGTTGGGGTTTACCATACATATACTGAACCTGCAATTGTTCCTGATGTGTTTGTAAGTTTTGATGTTCAAACACCGGAGAATTGGTGGGAAAAAGAAAATCGTTGTTACCTAGTTTGGAAATTTGGTAAATCACCAGAACTGGTAATTGAAATTGTCTCTAATAAAAAGGGCAATGAATTAGATGAGAAACTTCAAATTTATGAAAAAATGCGAGTTGCTTATTATATTGTTTATGACCCACATCAAAACTTAGGAGAGCAAGTTTTAAGAATTTATACGATTAAGGGGAGACGTTATCTAGAAACTACAAATAATTGGTTAGAAGATATTGGTTTAGGCGTTACCTTGTGGACTGGAGAATTTGAAGGAAGAAATGATAGTTGGTTGCGTTGGTGTGACCAAGCAGGTACTATTTTACTGACTGGTGATGAACGCGCACAACAAGCAGAACAACGCGCCCAATTACTAGCAGAGAGATTAAAAGCTTTGGGTGTAGACCCTGATAGTATTTAA